Below is a window of Arcobacter sp. LA11 DNA.
TGCACCTGGGTGTAAAGGCATTGGTAAACCAGCAATTGCTTTTTCTAAAGCCATAGCTTTTGTTGCTTTATGAACAGTATTTAAGAAAGGTAGATTTTCATAAATAGTTTTAGTTAATAAATAAACAGTTTGCTCTGGAGTATCTTTTGTTACAACTAATAAGTTTGGTTGTGCAATTGTATTAATATCTTTTGTTTGACCTGGATATGTTCCAGATTTAATAGTAAATGGAGTCCATACAGGATAGTTATCATTAATTGCTTTTAAATTATTTGCATCAAAATCAAGTACTCTAATTTTATCATTACCAATTGAAGCAAATGCATTTGTAACAGCTGATGTAGGAGGTCCTGACGGTGTATTCATACCTTGAACTTTTCCATCTTGAAGTGCTGTTGAACTTGGAGTATATCCTAAATATTGTACATTCATTTTATTAAAATCAACACCTAATGAACCCATGATAGTTTCAGCAGATACTCTAGAACCTGAACTTCTTCCACCAATTGAAAATCTTTCACCATAAAGATTTCTTAAATCCATAATATTACCTGTTTTTGCAAAATCCGATTTAATAGTAAATTGCTCAACATTTTGCCATAACATAGATACTGATCTTAAGTTTTTCTTTGGTTGACCTTCATACTTAGCTTTTCCTTGCCATGCCATTGAACCAAAAAGACCTTGTAAAATTGCAAAGTCAACTTCACCTTTTTCTAACATATCAACATTTTCACCCGAACCTGCTGATGTAATTGCTGAGAAAGTAAGTTTTTCTTTTTTAGCTAATTTTAAAGATGCAATTGTTGCAATCCCTACTCCAACTGGATAATAAGTTCCACCTGTACTTGCAGTTGCAATAACATATTTTTGCTCAGCTTTTTTTGCACTAGCAACAGTAATTAATGATGCTGCTAATACAGAAGAAATAGCAAGCTTTTTAAGTAAATCTAATTTCATTGTAATCCCCTTTTTTTTTTCTACAATGAAAGTATAACATAGAATCGATAGAAATTGTTTCAAAATTGTTTCAAATTTATAAATTTAGTTTAAAAGCACTTTAAATAGGGCTTTAATTTTATTCTACAATATACCCAAGTCCTTTTTTTGAAACAATAAAGTCATTTTTAGATATTTTATCTTTTACTCTTTTAATAACTGTACGTAGCGTTGCATCTGAAGTATTTGTATCTTGCCATACTTCTTTTTTTAGAATCTCGTTAGTATTTATTTCACCTTTTTTTGAAATCATTGCATGAACAAGTAGTGTTTCTTTTTTTGATAGGCTAACAATATCTTTTCCATCATATAAAAGCTTTTTACTTATATCATATGTATATGTAGAATTAATCTTTATTGGTTTCTCATCAAGTTTTTTTTCTAAAGGAGCTGATTCTAATATTGAATTTTTAACTTTTTTTAGTATCTGCATAATATTTTCCACAACAAGTGGTTTTACAAAATAACTTATTACATTTAAATTTATTGACCTGAAAAGATATTCTTCATCTTTAAAAGCTGATACTATTATAAACTTTTGTTCTTCATGTATTGAAGCTATTTCTTCAAGCATTGTAAGCCCATCTTTATCTGGCATTTTTATATCTGTAACAATTACATCAAAATATTTATTTTTTTTTGAATCTTCTAAAAACTTATCAAAACCTTCTTGTCCATTAGCTGCTACTTCAACTTCATCAAAAATAGTATCAAGATAAAAACCAAGTATCTCCCTTGCATCTTCTTCATCTTCTACTAATAAAACTCTTGTGATTCTACTCATTACTACTCCTACATCTCTAAAGGTAAAGAAATTTTAAAACAAACTCCATTTTCAATATTTTCAACTTCAATATGACCTTTCATATTTGTTTCAATAATTGATTTAGTCATATAAAGACCTATTCCTGTACCTTGCGTTTCAAATTTTGTTGTAAAATATGGTTCAAAAATTCGTGAAATAATATCATCATCTATTTGTCCACCATTGTTAGAAATATTTATATTTAATTTTCCATTTTCTTTAAAAGTATTAATTTCTATATATGATTCAAACTCTTCAGTCTCTTTTCTTAGATTTATTGCATCTTGAGCATTATTAAGAATATTTAATAAAGACTGTTTTAATTCATTTTCATAATTTAAAATCTTCATGTCTTTTATATTCGTAGATAACCTTATATTATCACTATTTAATTGTGCTCTAATGATTTCTAAAGTTGAAGCAATAGCATGACCAATTGTAAATTCACTCATAGACTTCGAAGGTCTATAAAAATTTCTAAAATCATCAATTGTTTGAGACATGTATTCTATTTGAGTAAAAGACTTATCAAAATACTTATTTAGCATATTTAAATTTGCATTTTCATTTTTATAATTGTCTTTTAAAAACTGTAAAAATAAAGATACATTATTTAAAGGTTGTCGCCATTGATGGGCTATATTTCCTAACATTTCTCCCATAGCGGCAAGTTTACTTTGTTGTATTAATAATCTATCTTTTTGTCTATTTTTACTTAGTTCTTCTTCAACTTTTAATTTTAATTCCTCTTCACTAACTTTGATTTTTGTAATATCATTTATATATCCATAAAAATTTACTATATTTCCAGAGTGATCTTTTAAAATCAATGTTCTACATGAAATCCATCTAATTTCATTTGCTAAGTTTAAAGCTCTACATACAAAAGTAAAATCACTCAAATCTTTATTTATAGCTGCATTCATTGCTACTTTTACTATGTCTATATCCTCTTTATGTATTAAGTCTAGAAAATTCATATCGCCATTTTCAAAATCTTGCTTTGTAAAACCATAATTTTTTATTGAATTTGAAATATATTTTACTTCTAAGTTTTCATTGTTTAGAAGTTTAAATATAACTATTTTTCCATCTTCAACAAGTAATTCAACATCTAAAAGTTCTTTTTTCATTCTCTTATTTTTGTCAATATCCATTGACATCATAAGCATTCTTTTTTTACTAGTTTTTTTATCTACAAATAATCTACCTCGAGCAAGAATCCATTTAAAACCATCGTTTTTAGTTTTAAGTCTATATTCACAAAAAAAGTCCTCTTTTTTATTTGCAAATATCTCTTCAAAAATTTGCTCTACTTTATCTTTATCATCTTTATGAATAAGGCCAAACCAATCAGAAAAACTTTCAATCTCACCCTTGTCATATCCAGCTATTTCAAGCCACTTATTTGAAAAGTAGATTTTATTATTGTCAAAATCAATATCCCAAAGTCCATCATTTGAGGCAATAATTGCAAGTTCAAATCTATTTTTCCAGTGTTTTAAAGTATTTGTCCTAATTTGAAGTTTCTTGTTATATCTATTTAAAACATTTTTTGTGAAATTTGAGAAAAATAGAGAGAAAAGTATTAGAATTGTACTTATTAATATAATATAAGTGACAATTGTCAAAAATAGCGTGTTGTATTTATTTACAATATCTTTTGTATTAAACTTAATATTTTCATCATAATCTATTGATATCACAAACTTATACTTTGAATTATATAAACTATGATTATCAAAAGTAAAAGCTATTTCTTCATTTGCATCAAAATATTCTAATATTTCATATTTTTTACTTGTTTTTACATTTGAAAGTAATACATTTACATTATCATATAAGTTTTGATTTTTAAAATTATAAGTCATTTTAGAAAGTAAATCATAAAACCAAATACTATAATCATTTGTTCTATTTAGTAATTCTATCTCTTCAATAATAAGATTTTTCGTAATAAATCTAATATTTTCTATTTGAGAAAATGTTCCTACATAATAAGTTTTTCCATCTATATTTATAATATCAAAGAAACTTAACCTCAAAGCTCCTGTTAAATCATTTTTCCACTCTTGAAGATTGTATCTTCCTTGAGAATATATATATTTTAATACTATGTTTCTATATTCTTTTTCATACTTCCCAAATATGAGATTTGATAAAAACTCTATTCTATCATGCCCATAAAAGATATCTAAATTTTCTTTTTGGAAAAGCACAATATTTATATCATTTGATTCTTCATAACTTTGAAGAAACTCTATTGTTTTATCTAAAGGCATATTAAAAAAATTTGATTTTAAACTACCTATAATCTTATAAGTATGTTCTTCAAGTATTTTACTTAAACCAAGTAACTCTTCACTTACTCTTTTATCAATTAAAGTAGAAAAGTTTATTAGTTTTTCTTTTTTATCAAACTGATTATGTAATATCTCTTTTTGATTTAAAAGATCTAAATCTCTATTTTGTTTTGATTCTAAAATAATATATGTGATGATTATTGAAAAAAGAGAGAGTATTACTATAAAAGAAAGAGGTATTATTTTAAATATCTTCTCTATGTATTCTAAGTTATAAACTTTTTTATATTTTTTTGAATTCATATATTATGGTAACATAGAAAACACAAAAAAGTCAAAATTGTTTCATTAATGTTTTATTATTGTTTGGAAATATTGCCTATATTTTTTATGCTAAGTTAAATATCTTCAAGTTTTTGATCTTTTTTTTCATTTTTATTTATAACTATTTTAAACTCTGCACCTTTATAATTTATATGCTCATATTCAAAATCAACATTTTGGACACTTAATTTGCCTTTCATATGTTTTGAAACTATTTCTTCTGACATATATAGACCAATTCCTGTACCTTGTGATTGATGTTTAGTAGTAAAATACGGTTCAAAAATTCTATTTATTACACTATCCTCTATACCACCTGCATTATCTTTGATACAAATACAGACATTGTTATCTTTAAAAAAAACATCTATAAATATAAAAAGTTTTTGATCTTTTTTATTTATTAGTTCATCTTTTGCATTATTTAAAATATTTATCAATACTTGAATAAGTTCATTTTCAAATCCATATATCTCAATATCTTCAATATTTTTTATAAAACTTATATTGTTATTTATAAACTGTGAATTTAAAAGTGTAAATGTTCTTTCAAAAGCATTCGAAATTTTAAAATATTTTTTATTTTTATTAGGTTTAAAAAAATCTTTAAAGTCATCAATGGTATCAGAAAGATAATATGCAGAGTTTATAATCTTACTTGTGTAATTATCTACTTTCTCTTTATCTAATGCTCCTATCTCATAGTTTAGTTTTATACCACTTGCTGTTGTTGTAATTAAAGAAAGAGGTTGTCTCCATTGGTGAGCAATATTACCAATCATTTCACCCATAGCAGCTAGTTTTGATTGTTGAGCTAATATATTGTTTTTTTCTTCACTTTGATTAATTTGCTTAATTAAATTTACTCTCATAGTATTTATAGATTCTGTTAGTATATTTAATTCATTAAATTTAGCCTTTGTAGTATTATTGATTTTTAAAGGTTTATGTAAATTTTCTAAAGAGAGTTGATTTGCATACAATGCCATTTTTTCAAGTGGGTTAGTCAATAGTTTTTTCATAAAAAATATAATTGATAGTGATATTAAAAGCATTTTTATAATTTCTGTAAAAATTATACTAATTACATTACTTTTTAACTCTTTGTACATAGGAGCTAAATCAGCTATTACAATTAATTCCCCAATTTTATGTATTTTAGAATCAATAACTTTTTCTATTTCAAACTCTTTTTTTATAATATTAATCTTTTTTATTTTACCTACACTAATTGTCTTTTCATCATTTTCAATAATCTCGGCATAGATAACTTTTTCATTGTTTACAAGATTTTTTAAAAAAATATTAACTGCAAGATCATCTATATTCCATAAAGATTGGGATAGTATTGGAACTTGATTTTTCTCTATACTATTTAAGCTTTTTTCAAAACTATTAAGTTGGTTTTCATATTGTTTTTTTATTTGAATATATACTGATATAGAAGTTACAACTAAACTAATCAAAAATATTAAAAATATTAATTTATAAGAAATTTTATTCTGCATACTGCTCTTTTATTACATTATATAGTACATTGTAGCAATAATAGTCTTACTAAGTCAATATTAAATTAAGTGTTGCATTTATTATAATCTAGTAACTAATTATTGCTAGTTTTACTTATAATTTCATTGATATTTATAGATTCTACAATTGATTCAAGTCTCTTCATTAATTCATCAGCATTTGGATAATATTTAGAAAGAACAAGAAAAACATTGAGCTGATTTATTGTATTTGATTGTATTTTAGAAATAGAATTTTTTGATATTATATCCTTTGCAGCAGATTCATAATCTAATAAATAGTCTACTCTGCCCAACTCTAGCATACGAAAAGCACTGTTGTGTGTATTTGTAACTTCATTGGTGATATTGTTTTTTGGGTCTTCAATAAACTTTCGTAGTTTTCCATAACTATAACCTCTTATTGTTACAATACTCTTTCCAATTAAATCCTCTTTAGTAATAACAGGTGGCTTATCACCAATATAATATATATTCAAATCTGTACTATACACTGGCTTTTTACTAAAAATACAACTTTCAAGTAAAGATGATGCCCGAACTAAAATTGAAAAATCTGTTTCACCATTTTTTAAATTACGAAATAGACGTTTAGCAGGATATGCTGTAGAATTCCATGATAAGTTTGCTCGTTCAAATAGCTCTTTAGCAACAGACAACATAGGAGTTATTGGTTGTTCTTTACCATTAACTGTTGCAATAAATATTGACTGGTTTGGATAACCATATTTTATTTCAGTTTTATTTTCAATATTGTTGTTAAGGTCCGCAGAACAATTTACCACTAAAATCAATATAAGAGAATAAATAGTAAATATATTCTGGAAAATGTTTTTGTTTTTTTGAACTTGAGTACTTTTTAACATGTTAAATTTTCCCTTCAACTAATATTTTCATATAGTTTCTTCTGACAATTTAAAACAACTAAATAATCAGATACTAA
It encodes the following:
- a CDS encoding ABC transporter substrate-binding protein, with product MLKSTQVQKNKNIFQNIFTIYSLILILVVNCSADLNNNIENKTEIKYGYPNQSIFIATVNGKEQPITPMLSVAKELFERANLSWNSTAYPAKRLFRNLKNGETDFSILVRASSLLESCIFSKKPVYSTDLNIYYIGDKPPVITKEDLIGKSIVTIRGYSYGKLRKFIEDPKNNITNEVTNTHNSAFRMLELGRVDYLLDYESAAKDIISKNSISKIQSNTINQLNVFLVLSKYYPNADELMKRLESIVESININEIISKTSNN
- a CDS encoding response regulator transcription factor, with protein sequence MSRITRVLLVEDEEDAREILGFYLDTIFDEVEVAANGQEGFDKFLEDSKKNKYFDVIVTDIKMPDKDGLTMLEEIASIHEEQKFIIVSAFKDEEYLFRSINLNVISYFVKPLVVENIMQILKKVKNSILESAPLEKKLDEKPIKINSTYTYDISKKLLYDGKDIVSLSKKETLLVHAMISKKGEINTNEILKKEVWQDTNTSDATLRTVIKRVKDKISKNDFIVSKKGLGYIVE
- a CDS encoding ATP-binding protein yields the protein MQNKISYKLIFLIFLISLVVTSISVYIQIKKQYENQLNSFEKSLNSIEKNQVPILSQSLWNIDDLAVNIFLKNLVNNEKVIYAEIIENDEKTISVGKIKKINIIKKEFEIEKVIDSKIHKIGELIVIADLAPMYKELKSNVISIIFTEIIKMLLISLSIIFFMKKLLTNPLEKMALYANQLSLENLHKPLKINNTTKAKFNELNILTESINTMRVNLIKQINQSEEKNNILAQQSKLAAMGEMIGNIAHQWRQPLSLITTTASGIKLNYEIGALDKEKVDNYTSKIINSAYYLSDTIDDFKDFFKPNKNKKYFKISNAFERTFTLLNSQFINNNISFIKNIEDIEIYGFENELIQVLINILNNAKDELINKKDQKLFIFIDVFFKDNNVCICIKDNAGGIEDSVINRIFEPYFTTKHQSQGTGIGLYMSEEIVSKHMKGKLSVQNVDFEYEHINYKGAEFKIVINKNEKKDQKLEDI
- a CDS encoding PAS domain-containing protein; the protein is MNSKKYKKVYNLEYIEKIFKIIPLSFIVILSLFSIIITYIILESKQNRDLDLLNQKEILHNQFDKKEKLINFSTLIDKRVSEELLGLSKILEEHTYKIIGSLKSNFFNMPLDKTIEFLQSYEESNDINIVLFQKENLDIFYGHDRIEFLSNLIFGKYEKEYRNIVLKYIYSQGRYNLQEWKNDLTGALRLSFFDIINIDGKTYYVGTFSQIENIRFITKNLIIEEIELLNRTNDYSIWFYDLLSKMTYNFKNQNLYDNVNVLLSNVKTSKKYEILEYFDANEEIAFTFDNHSLYNSKYKFVISIDYDENIKFNTKDIVNKYNTLFLTIVTYIILISTILILFSLFFSNFTKNVLNRYNKKLQIRTNTLKHWKNRFELAIIASNDGLWDIDFDNNKIYFSNKWLEIAGYDKGEIESFSDWFGLIHKDDKDKVEQIFEEIFANKKEDFFCEYRLKTKNDGFKWILARGRLFVDKKTSKKRMLMMSMDIDKNKRMKKELLDVELLVEDGKIVIFKLLNNENLEVKYISNSIKNYGFTKQDFENGDMNFLDLIHKEDIDIVKVAMNAAINKDLSDFTFVCRALNLANEIRWISCRTLILKDHSGNIVNFYGYINDITKIKVSEEELKLKVEEELSKNRQKDRLLIQQSKLAAMGEMLGNIAHQWRQPLNNVSLFLQFLKDNYKNENANLNMLNKYFDKSFTQIEYMSQTIDDFRNFYRPSKSMSEFTIGHAIASTLEIIRAQLNSDNIRLSTNIKDMKILNYENELKQSLLNILNNAQDAINLRKETEEFESYIEINTFKENGKLNINISNNGGQIDDDIISRIFEPYFTTKFETQGTGIGLYMTKSIIETNMKGHIEVENIENGVCFKISLPLEM
- a CDS encoding TAXI family TRAP transporter solute-binding subunit, with the protein product MKLDLLKKLAISSVLAASLITVASAKKAEQKYVIATASTGGTYYPVGVGIATIASLKLAKKEKLTFSAITSAGSGENVDMLEKGEVDFAILQGLFGSMAWQGKAKYEGQPKKNLRSVSMLWQNVEQFTIKSDFAKTGNIMDLRNLYGERFSIGGRSSGSRVSAETIMGSLGVDFNKMNVQYLGYTPSSTALQDGKVQGMNTPSGPPTSAVTNAFASIGNDKIRVLDFDANNLKAINDNYPVWTPFTIKSGTYPGQTKDINTIAQPNLLVVTKDTPEQTVYLLTKTIYENLPFLNTVHKATKAMALEKAIAGLPMPLHPGAAKFYKEKGINIPSSLMAK